In Amycolatopsis methanolica 239, a single genomic region encodes these proteins:
- a CDS encoding RecQ family ATP-dependent DNA helicase, whose product MDLHLLRERAETLLQALAGDGATLRDDQWTAIEALVAHHRRALVVQRTGWGKSAVYFLATALLRERGAGPTVIISPLLALMRNQIAAAGRAGIHAATMNSANQQEWDDVQARIAAGEIDVLLVSPERLNNPDFRDTVLPKLTTTAGLLVVDEAHCISDWGHDFRPDYRRLRTLLAGLPEDVPVLATTATANDRVVTDVAEQLGLGQGGDTLVLRGPLDRESLHLSVAKLPTPQARLAWLADRLGELPGSGIIYTLTVAAAHDIAEMLRERGFPVTSYTGKTEPADREAAEDDLLANRVKALVATSALGMGFDKPDLGFVVHVGAPSSPIAYYQQVGRAGRGVRRAEVILLPGAEDAEIWSYFSSLAFPDEQRVNQVLNALAYADRPLSTVALEPMVELSRSRLEMVLKVLDVDGAVRRVKGGWEATGQDWHYERERYERVAEARRAEQQAMLEYQSTASCRMEFLRRQLDDPFAEPCGRCDNCTGEHRDVTVSAEAVEKTDERLRRPGVEVSPRRQWPTGMASLDVPLSGRIGKGELAEPGRTLGRLTDVGWGGPLRELVGERAADGEVPDRIFQACVQVLASWRWEQRPAAVVAMPSATRPRLVHDLATRLAQIGRLRFLGALESRGGRPRRANSAQRVADLWQTLTVPGALAAELSGVEGPVLLVDDLVDTGWSMTLAARLLRQGGAPAVLPFALASTN is encoded by the coding sequence GTGGACCTTCACCTCCTGCGCGAACGCGCCGAAACGCTGCTCCAGGCACTGGCCGGAGACGGCGCGACCCTGCGCGACGACCAGTGGACAGCCATCGAGGCCCTGGTCGCCCACCACCGGCGCGCCCTCGTCGTGCAGCGCACCGGCTGGGGCAAGTCGGCCGTGTACTTCCTGGCCACCGCCCTGCTCCGCGAGCGAGGAGCGGGTCCGACAGTGATCATCTCGCCGCTGCTGGCGCTGATGCGCAACCAGATCGCGGCGGCCGGGCGGGCAGGCATCCACGCGGCGACGATGAACTCGGCCAACCAGCAGGAGTGGGACGACGTGCAGGCGCGCATCGCCGCCGGCGAGATCGACGTGCTGCTGGTGAGTCCGGAGCGGCTGAACAACCCCGACTTCCGCGACACAGTGCTGCCCAAGCTCACCACCACCGCTGGCCTGCTCGTCGTGGACGAGGCCCATTGCATCTCCGACTGGGGTCACGACTTCCGGCCGGACTACCGCCGCCTGCGCACGCTTCTCGCGGGGCTGCCCGAGGATGTGCCCGTGCTGGCGACCACGGCCACCGCCAACGACCGGGTGGTCACCGACGTCGCCGAACAGCTCGGGCTCGGTCAGGGCGGCGACACGCTGGTGCTGCGCGGTCCGCTCGACCGGGAGAGCCTGCACCTGTCGGTCGCGAAGCTGCCCACCCCGCAGGCGCGGCTGGCGTGGCTGGCGGACCGGCTCGGCGAGCTGCCGGGGTCCGGGATCATCTACACGCTCACCGTTGCCGCGGCGCACGACATCGCGGAGATGTTGCGCGAGCGCGGGTTCCCGGTCACGTCCTACACGGGCAAGACCGAGCCGGCCGATCGCGAGGCGGCCGAGGACGACCTGCTGGCCAACCGGGTCAAGGCGCTCGTGGCCACGTCCGCGCTGGGCATGGGGTTCGACAAGCCCGATCTTGGTTTTGTCGTCCACGTCGGGGCGCCGTCCTCGCCGATCGCCTACTACCAGCAGGTCGGCCGCGCCGGCCGTGGCGTGCGGCGGGCTGAGGTGATCCTCCTGCCGGGTGCGGAAGACGCCGAGATCTGGAGTTACTTCTCCTCGCTCGCGTTCCCGGACGAGCAGCGCGTCAACCAGGTGCTGAACGCGCTCGCCTACGCCGACCGGCCACTGTCGACGGTGGCGCTGGAGCCGATGGTCGAACTGTCCCGGTCGCGGCTGGAGATGGTGCTGAAGGTGCTCGACGTGGACGGCGCGGTGCGGCGCGTCAAGGGCGGCTGGGAGGCGACGGGGCAGGACTGGCACTACGAACGCGAACGGTACGAGCGCGTCGCCGAGGCGCGGCGGGCGGAACAGCAGGCGATGCTGGAGTACCAGTCCACCGCTTCGTGCCGGATGGAGTTCCTGCGCCGTCAGCTCGACGACCCGTTCGCCGAACCGTGCGGCCGGTGCGACAACTGCACGGGCGAGCATCGGGACGTCACCGTTTCGGCGGAGGCGGTCGAGAAGACCGACGAACGGCTCCGGCGGCCGGGGGTCGAGGTGAGCCCGCGGCGCCAGTGGCCGACGGGCATGGCGTCGCTCGACGTGCCGCTGTCCGGTCGGATCGGGAAGGGCGAGCTGGCCGAGCCGGGACGCACGCTCGGCCGGCTGACGGACGTCGGGTGGGGCGGGCCGTTGCGCGAGCTGGTCGGCGAGCGGGCCGCCGACGGCGAGGTGCCGGACCGCATTTTCCAGGCCTGCGTCCAGGTTCTGGCGTCCTGGCGGTGGGAACAGCGACCGGCGGCAGTAGTGGCGATGCCCTCTGCGACCCGGCCGCGCCTGGTGCACGACCTGGCGACCCGGCTGGCTCAGATCGGGCGACTGCGTTTCCTCGGCGCACTGGAGAGCCGAGGCGGGCGACCACGCCGGGCGAACAGCGCGCAGCGGGTCGCGGACCTGTGGCAAACGCTTACGGTGCCAGGTGCGCTGGCCGCCGAGTTGTCCGGTGTGGAGGGTCCGGTGTTGCTTGTGGACGATCTCGTGGACACCGGCTGGAGCATGACGCTGGCCGCCCGGCTCCTACGTCAGGGCGGGGCGCCTGCAGTGCTGCCGTTCGCGCTGGCGAGCACGAACTGA
- the nadD gene encoding nicotinate-nucleotide adenylyltransferase, which yields MSPRRIGVMGGTFDPVHHGHLVAASEVQSRFDLDEVIFVPTGQPWQKSGRQVTRAEDRYLMTVIATASNPVFSVSRVDIDRGGETYTVDTLRDLKAEYPEDELFFITGADALEQILTWHNADELFTLAHFIGVTRPGYKLNDHHLPSGKVSLVEVTAMAISSTGCRERVEHGEPIWYLVPDGVVRYIDKRGLYRKPA from the coding sequence ATGTCACCACGCCGAATCGGGGTCATGGGCGGCACGTTCGACCCCGTCCACCACGGCCACCTCGTCGCGGCCAGTGAGGTGCAGTCCCGGTTCGACCTCGACGAAGTGATCTTCGTGCCGACCGGCCAGCCGTGGCAGAAGTCCGGCAGGCAGGTCACCAGGGCCGAGGACCGGTACCTCATGACGGTCATCGCCACCGCCTCCAATCCGGTCTTCTCGGTCAGCCGGGTGGACATCGACCGCGGCGGCGAGACCTACACCGTCGACACCCTGCGTGACCTCAAGGCCGAGTACCCCGAGGACGAGCTCTTCTTCATCACCGGCGCCGACGCGCTGGAACAGATCCTGACCTGGCACAACGCCGACGAGCTGTTCACCCTCGCGCACTTCATCGGCGTAACCAGGCCCGGGTACAAGCTCAACGACCACCATCTGCCCAGCGGCAAGGTGAGCCTGGTCGAGGTGACCGCGATGGCCATCTCCTCGACCGGCTGCCGTGAACGCGTCGAGCACGGCGAACCGATCTGGTACCTGGTGCCCGACGGCGTTGTCCGGTACATCGACAAGCGCGGGCTGTACCGCAAGCCTGCCTGA
- the rsfS gene encoding ribosome silencing factor: MAATSQARDIATVAAHAAADKKATDVVVLDVSEQLVITDVFVIASAPNERQVGAIVDNVEEKLREAGHKPVRREGAREGRWVLLDFVDVVVHVQHDEERSFYGIERLWKDCPRIEVDGLAEAVDAGDGS, from the coding sequence GTGGCAGCGACGTCCCAGGCACGTGACATCGCGACCGTGGCGGCGCACGCCGCCGCGGACAAGAAGGCCACCGACGTGGTGGTGCTGGACGTCTCCGAGCAGCTCGTCATCACCGACGTGTTCGTCATCGCCTCGGCGCCCAACGAGCGCCAGGTGGGGGCCATCGTCGACAACGTCGAGGAGAAGCTGCGGGAGGCCGGGCACAAGCCGGTCCGCCGCGAAGGTGCGCGGGAGGGCCGCTGGGTCCTGCTCGACTTCGTCGACGTCGTGGTACACGTGCAGCACGACGAGGAGCGTTCGTTCTACGGCATCGAGCGGCTGTGGAAGGACTGCCCCCGCATCGAGGTCGACGGGCTCGCCGAGGCCGTCGACGCCGGGGACGGCTCGTGA
- a CDS encoding histidine phosphatase family protein encodes MSFRRLVLWRHGETDYNAAGRMQGHLDSALTEVGWNQARFAAPALARFQPDLVISSDLHRAMDTAMVLTEAIGVPLRIDKRLRETHLGEWQGLTGAEVDEGWPGDRAIWRVDATWAPPGGESRVEVAERASEVVSDLLASDDQGETVLLAAHGGLITALTGKLLALPVEAWPQLGGIGNCHWVELGLRDGHWRLHAYNAGMLG; translated from the coding sequence GTGAGTTTCCGGCGCCTCGTGCTGTGGCGTCACGGGGAGACCGACTACAACGCCGCCGGGCGTATGCAGGGCCACCTGGACTCGGCGCTCACCGAGGTGGGCTGGAACCAGGCCCGCTTCGCCGCGCCCGCGCTCGCCCGCTTCCAGCCCGACCTGGTCATCTCGTCCGACCTGCACCGGGCCATGGACACCGCGATGGTGCTCACCGAGGCGATCGGGGTGCCGCTGCGCATTGACAAGCGCCTGCGGGAGACCCACCTCGGCGAGTGGCAGGGGCTGACCGGCGCCGAGGTCGACGAGGGCTGGCCCGGCGACCGCGCCATCTGGCGCGTGGACGCCACCTGGGCGCCCCCGGGCGGCGAGTCCCGGGTCGAGGTCGCCGAGCGCGCCTCGGAGGTCGTCAGCGACCTGCTGGCCAGTGACGACCAGGGTGAGACCGTGCTGCTGGCCGCGCACGGCGGCCTGATCACGGCGCTCACCGGCAAGTTGCTGGCCCTGCCGGTCGAGGCGTGGCCGCAGCTCGGCGGGATCGGCAACTGCCACTGGGTCGAGCTGGGCCTGCGCGACGGTCACTGGCGGCTGCACGCCTACAACGCCGGAATGCTCGGCTGA